From a region of the Acanthochromis polyacanthus isolate Apoly-LR-REF ecotype Palm Island chromosome 3, KAUST_Apoly_ChrSc, whole genome shotgun sequence genome:
- the LOC127533307 gene encoding ecto-ADP-ribosyltransferase 4-like: protein MQIRFNFTLRDANKSVPLSMVEDSVDDMYFGCSEEMMKTVTHKYPEELDVGPYAKALKKVKKCVEKNLKEKEDEALTKNHMQALCAYTSDYVYKEFNTAVMKNGGVYTSSFQFHILHFFLTSAIQILNNKNDCNTTYRRTNVMFTGNVNQRIRFGSFSSSSFRTDLRRFGNKSCFKITTCTGAYLKRYPNLGKHEEEVLIPPYEVFRITKKYEGNSKLPELNDCDVVFVLKSEGDHSRLNCKIAHI from the exons ATGCAG ATTCGTTTTAACTTCACCCTACGAGATGCCAACAAATCCGTCCCGTTGAGCATGGTTGAAGATTCGGTTGATGACATGTATTTTGGCTGCAGTGAAGAAATGATGAAGACAGTCACTCACAAATACCCTGAAGAACTGGATGTGGGACCGTATGCAAAGGCCTTGAAGAAGGTGAAAAAGTGtgtagaaaaaaatttaaaagagaAAGAGGATGAGGCTCTGACCAAAAACCACATGCAAGCACTTTGTGCTTATACATCTGACTATGTGTATAAGGAATTCAATACTGCAGTCATGAAAAATGGAGGTGTCTATACTTCATCATTCCAATtccacattttacatttcttccTGACATCAGCCATACAGATCTTGAATAATAAGAACGATTGTAACACTACCTATAGACGAACCAACGTTATGTTTACTGGTAATGTCAACCAAAGAATTCGGTTTGGTTCTTTCAGCTCCAGCTCTTTTAGAACAGACCTGCGGCGCTTTGGTAACAAGAGCTGctttaaaatcacaacatgTACAGGCGCTTATTTAAAAAGATACCCAAATTTGGGTAAACATGAGGAAGAAGTTCTCATTCCCCCCTACGAGGTTTTCCGTATCACTAAAAAATATGAGGGCAACAGTAAACTTCCAGAGCTTAATGACTGTGATGTTGTCTTTGTCTTGAAAAGTGAAGGAGATCATAGTAGGCTCAACTGCAAAATTGCTCATATATGA